In the genome of Yersinia enterocolitica, the window GAGTTTTCAGACGCGTATTTAATATGGTCAATAAAAGTTGGCACATGTATCCGGTGGGGTTTTTATTTGGCTTGGGTTTTGATACGGCGACCGAGGTGGGGGTGTTAGGGATTTCTGCCGCCAGTGCTACTCATGGCATGAACTTGTGGTCCATTATGGTATTCCCAATTTTATTTGCAGCGGGTATGGCATTGATCGACTCACTCGATAATTTTGTCATGATTGGTGCCTATGGTTGGGCCTTCTCTAAACCGGTGCGAAAATTGTATTATAATATTACCATTACGGCAGCGTCGGTTATTATTGCTTTCTTTATCGGTGGGATTGAAGCGTTAGGATTGATTGCAGACAAAATGAATTTAACCGGAGGAGTCTGGACGCCGATTAATAATATTAGTGAGAATTTAGGCGAGATTGGTTACTGGATAATAGGCATGTTTATATTATGCTGGATAATTTCGGCTGTTAATTATTATGTGCGAGGTTATGATAAGTTGAGTGTTAGTCGTTAACTTTACATTTATCACAAAAATAAGGCGCTAATTAAACATTTAAAGTTAATTAGCGCCTTATTTACTTCGCGACTCTGTGTTTAACGTTGCGCACCTACAAGTTACATATGTTTCTTAGCGAAACCTACAATATCCTGTTTAATTTCAGAAAGTTTACTTTCAGGTGCTTTCTTACATACTTCAACTACCTTCGGTGTCACGACAGTATCAGTTTCTTGCAGATCAACATAATCGCCTTTCTTATATTGAGTATCATCATTCAATACCCAATACACAACCGGAGTAAATGACTTAGGATTCAGATCGAGGAATTCTTTGCAGGTCATATCACTCGGGGTCGTGCCCGTTGCTTTAGTGGTTGTAGATGTTGCTGCAAAGGTTGTTGCGGCAGCGGAAAGCAGTAAACCAGTCAATGCAATATTACGAAGTGATTTGAAGGACATGCTTATTTCCTTATTTATTTGTCAAATATCATTGAATATTTACAAAGTTAAACTAAGGGTGATGTATATCACTCAGCTATGGCGACTCAGGATAATGTTCTATTCCTGAGTGCTGCTGTATTATTATATATTAATGGCATTAACGCCATTAATTAAACGTATTATATAATTGGTCATCCAGTATGGATAACTTTACAATGTGTAAAGTGGGCTTTATATATTATAGATGTAATCTATCTAGGAATGGTAATGAATGTTATTTTACTACTTTATTTTAATTACACTCCGTGAATATTAGGCAGCTACAAATGAGGGCAAATAACCCACGATTAAATACAACTATTATTTGATTTTCATCAAAAATAATTCTACTTAACCATGATTTTTCTCATTTTTTATCTATACTTAATTCACCTATAACAATTTTAGTCACTCTATTGATGAAAATATTACAGGAAATTAAGTCTAAAGTTTCGATACCACTTTGCCTCGCTATTCTGGTGGCAATAAATGGATATCTGGTCTTAAGCCCAGTGCTGTTGCGGGCGATATCTCATTCAACCGATGCTGTAAACAATTTCAGTACATGGAAGGAGGCATTAAGTTTTCTTGAATTATTTGAAATTCCTCGATTTATGATCGGTCTGGTATTGATATTGATGGCAATCGCACTTTCGATGAGAACCCGCATTGCATGGTTTTTCACCGTGTTATTGCTGTTTACTATCGTTGCTATCAATCTCTTTATTCTTAAAGATCATAATACGCTGACGACTTATTCTCTTGTGATTATTGTTGCCTTGCTTTTTTATTGGCGCGATTTTGATTATCACAGCCTCGGCAGCGGTACCTTCTTTGCGGTCGTCAGTATTGCATCATTGATCGTCTATAGCATGCTCGGTACGCTCTATATGGGGGATGAGTTTGCTCCGGCCGTTACCGATTTACCTACGGCTTTCTATTTTGCGATCGTTTGTATGTCGACAGTGGGATTCGGGGATATTATTCCTCACTCTACGCTGGCACGGATGTTTACTCTTACGGTGATTATTTCCGGTATAACGGTCTTTGCTGCTTCAATTTCTTCTATTGCCGGACCGATGATCAGTAATAATATCAAACGTATAGTTAAAGGTAGGATTTCTCACGTGGAACGTAAAAATCATTTTATTATTGTCGGTACCAACTCCCTGGCACTGAATGTCTATAATGGTCTACGTGACCGGGGTGATGAGGTTACTGTGGTTTGCGCCGTCGGTAGCCAGCATGAATTTCCTTCCGATGCAGATATTATCGAGGGCGACCCATCATCGGTTGCGACATTGCAACTGGCAGGTGCGGCTAAAGCAAAATATATTATCGCCTTATGTAACAGTGATGCTGATAATACCTTTACCATTTTAGCTGCCAAAGAAATTGCGGGTGAGTCCACCAAGACGCTGGCATTAGTGAATGAAAGCCAGAATATGAAAAAAGTTAAACGGGTAAATCCTGATATGGTGTTCTCATTGCCGTTGCTTGGCAGTGAACTACTGGTTAGGACTCTGAATGGCGATACCATTAATAACGATCTTATTACGGAGATGTTCTTTGGTAACTGTCAGAAGTTAGATTGATCTGGCGAGCTTAATCTGCAGTAGTACACAAAAACACCCTCAGCATTGAGGGTGTTTTATTGTTGGAGAGTATTTTATTGGGTAGCTGCATGTGGGTCTTTTGGTTTTTCTTTAGGGCCAATCATCAAACCTAATTCAACAGCGATGAAGCCTATGATCAGGCTGGCGACCAAATAACAGATTGAGACTAAAATTCCTGTAGGGTTCCTCATCATTTCGACCGCACCAAAGACAAAACTGGAAAAGGTTGAAAGACCGCCCATGATCCCGGTTGCGACCATCAAATGCACATATTGGTTAATTTTATCTTTTTTAAATAAAGAGGTAGTCAGCCCTAATAAAAATGCTGCAATAATGTTGGCGACAAAAATATCCATTGGGAAGCCGTCGGCCAGTCGCGGCACGGATAACATAATAAACTCGCGACACATGGCACCAAAAGCACCACCAACAAAGACTAAAATAATAAGATTTAGCATAACATTTCCCTCTGATTAATAAGCCAACCAGGCACCCAATGCCGCTGCTGACAGACCGACGATGACAGAAATAATTAAATATCCAGCAGCCATTGCTCTACCACGAGCAGTGGCCAGTTTTGCTGCATCCAATTGCATGCTACTAAAGGTGGTATAACCGCCAAGAATACCGGTTAGTACCGCTGCATTGATTAAGTCGCCATAG includes:
- a CDS encoding acid-resistance protein, which produces MSFKSLRNIALTGLLLSAAATTFAATSTTTKATGTTPSDMTCKEFLDLNPKSFTPVVYWVLNDDTQYKKGDYVDLQETDTVVTPKVVEVCKKAPESKLSEIKQDIVGFAKKHM
- a CDS encoding voltage-gated potassium channel TrkA, which produces MKILQEIKSKVSIPLCLAILVAINGYLVLSPVLLRAISHSTDAVNNFSTWKEALSFLELFEIPRFMIGLVLILMAIALSMRTRIAWFFTVLLLFTIVAINLFILKDHNTLTTYSLVIIVALLFYWRDFDYHSLGSGTFFAVVSIASLIVYSMLGTLYMGDEFAPAVTDLPTAFYFAIVCMSTVGFGDIIPHSTLARMFTLTVIISGITVFAASISSIAGPMISNNIKRIVKGRISHVERKNHFIIVGTNSLALNVYNGLRDRGDEVTVVCAVGSQHEFPSDADIIEGDPSSVATLQLAGAAKAKYIIALCNSDADNTFTILAAKEIAGESTKTLALVNESQNMKKVKRVNPDMVFSLPLLGSELLVRTLNGDTINNDLITEMFFGNCQKLD
- a CDS encoding fluoride efflux transporter CrcB, which produces MLNLIILVFVGGAFGAMCREFIMLSVPRLADGFPMDIFVANIIAAFLLGLTTSLFKKDKINQYVHLMVATGIMGGLSTFSSFVFGAVEMMRNPTGILVSICYLVASLIIGFIAVELGLMIGPKEKPKDPHAATQ
- a CDS encoding CrcB family protein translates to MTAIDVMWVGFGGGIGSLLRWWIGLRVGKIYQGNFPLGTFLINISGAFVIGYLSILFSVDWRDRYGDLINAAVLTGILGGYTTFSSMQLDAAKLATARGRAMAAGYLIISVIVGLSAAALGAWLAY